From Oncorhynchus mykiss isolate Arlee chromosome 6, USDA_OmykA_1.1, whole genome shotgun sequence, the proteins below share one genomic window:
- the LOC110525481 gene encoding uncharacterized protein LOC110525481 — protein MGSLASEVLDEAHCFWATCAHPCCWESEQRIAKGVPHYIKQIISDGGRAPVDVEEFPTLSVVNVSEWTEGQKTPKGKLLYKTRSKENFATDASLTLLSSQSQVQQREHNTSADLHVPGLNSVDQIPRNKQHKEVKLSTAQINQLASCSSASWGSGSLVMWVPNPHHIPQCQARNRPKSPYVPVKELICLPSLKTSKINRNPRIQVQDSKNVRKRVPFQLTTLTSKPRSEHGLSSPVAQQTVHPTDLAQAKPDTDTDPKREEEEAQTQAHTSPHPPPAPRIPSAFLLRNKPVVFHSVRERVLRRHTQQDLSTYKYKLDSKTGGGGIDWDSLRRQTYLWRKHNLPPNCDREKPFPPEDMTVSQIVGFGFYPIPKAMLHHDPRSPLSKGPAVWRCLECVDGMWCGHGGGPLASISKCLNSLVSNSSFKFCSRSNLSCQNPLHQLLDGDYLSDVDPGNKGTIAPQNSMMYLQDTTSNYSDCQGEDNEFGLCPERDAEGGLGSLERPGRSS, from the exons ATGGGCAGCCTTGCCAGTGAGGTTTTGGATGAGGCCCACTGTTTCTGGGCGACGTGCGCTCATCCTTGCTGCTGGGAGTCGGAGCAGCGCATTGCCAAAGGCGTCCCACACTACATAAAGCAAATAATATCAGATGGGGGCAGAGCCCCTGTAGATG TGGAAGAGTTTCCAACCCTTAGTGTGGTTAATGTATCGGAGTGGACTGAGGGCCAAAAGACCCCTAAAGGGAAGCTGCTTTACAAGACGCGTAGCAAGGAGAATTTTGCCACAGATGCCTCTCTAACTCTTCTCTCCAGCCAGTCACAAGTCCAGCAGCGGGAGCATAACACAAG TGCAGACCTTCACGTTCCAGGGTTAAACTCTGTTGACCAGATTCCTCGTAATAAACAACACAAGGAAGTAAAG CTCAGCACAGCTCAGATCAATCAGTTGGCCAGCTGTTCCAGTGCATCATGGGGCTCTGGCTCCCTAGTGATGTGGGTACCCAATCCCCATCACATCCCGCAGTGCCAAGCCCGAAACAG GCCTAAATCTCCCTATGTACCTGTCAAGGAGCTCATTTGCCTTCCGTCCTTAAAAACCTCAAAAATT AACAGAAATCCAAGAATTCAAGTCCAAGATTCCAAGAATGTGCGGAAGAGGGTGCCGTTCCAGCTGACAACATTGACGTCAAAGCCGAGAAGTGAGCATGGGTTGAGCTCCCCAGTGGCACAGCAAACTGTCCACCCAACAGACCTTGCCCAGGCCAAGCCTGACACAGACACTGACcccaagagggaggaggaagaggcccAGACCCAGGCTCATACCAGCCCACACCCTCCCCCAGCACCCAGGATCCCCAGTGCTTTCCTCCTCAGGAACAAACCTGTGGTGTTCCACAGTGTCAGGGAGAGGGTACTGAGAAGACACACCCAGCAGGACCTCTCAACATACAAGTACAAACTGGACAGCAAG actggtgggggtggcATTGACTGGGATAGTCTGAGAAGACAGACCTATCTGTGGAGGAAGCACAACCTTCCACCCAACTGTGACAGAGAGAAGCCATTTCCCCCAGAGGACATGACTGTCAGCCAGATAGTAGGCTTTGGTTTCTACCCCATCCCAAAGGCCATGCTCCATCATGACCCAAGGAGCCCACTGTCCAAAG GTCCAGCTGTGTGGCGCTGCCTGGAATGTGTGGATGGGATGTGGTGTGGCCATGGTGGTGGTCCACTGGCCTCCATATCCAAGTGCCTTAACTCATTGGTGTCAAACAGTTCCTTCAAGTTCTGTAGCAGATCCAACCTCAGCTGTCAAAACCCCTTGCACCAA CTCCTAGATGGAGATTACCTAAGTGATGTGGATCCAGGCAACAAGGGCACCATCGCTCCTCAGAACTCCATGATGTACCTTCAGGACACAACTTCAAACTACAGTG ACTGTCAAGGAGAGGATAATGAATTTGGCTTATGTCCAGAGAGAGATGCTGAAGGAGGTCTAGGATCCCTAGAGAGGCCAGGTAGGAGCTCTTAG
- the ccn1l2 gene encoding CCN family member 1: protein MFSLVSLRRTVSTLFVLLSSAAVMVESDCPTQCSCGPSPPSCPAGISWVTDACGCCKVCARQFNQDCSPSQPCDHIKGLHCHLGAGGDPERGLCRAEAQGRPCEFNGRVYQHGEDFQPSCQHQCSCMDGVVGCMPLCPQQVPLPDWRCSQPRLARPWGRCCEEWVCDDKNHISEDPEEPPQAALPDPQPLPNHINNQLQAQALAQPHYQASTGVTFRELVSLPRSQVLLSARCLPQTTDWTECSTTCGMGISSRVTNNNAECRLVRETRLCQVRQCDLPLTPAIKRVKKCQRTVRPQEPIRINFAGCSTTRRHRPHTCGFCADGRCCTPSLTRTVRLRFQCPDGEGFTRNVMWIQSCSCKKSCHNHSSPSRPSVSLHNDIHNFRH, encoded by the exons ATGTTTTCTCTGGTTAGTTTGAGACGGACCGTCTCCACACTGTTCGTTCTCCTCTCCAGTGCTGCTGTCATG GTAGAGAGTGACTGTCCTACCCAGTGCTCCTGTGGCCCCTCACCGCCATCGTGCCCAGCGGGCATTAGTTGGGTGACAGATGCCTGTGGCTGCTGTAAGGTGTGTGCCAGGCAGTTCAACCAGGACTGCAGCCCCAGCCAGCCCTGTGACCACATCAAGGGCCTGCACTGCCACCTGGGGGCTGGGGGAGACCCAGAGAGAGGCCTGTGCCGAG CGGAGGCCCAGGGCCGGCCCTGTGAGTTCAACGGGCGTGTCTACCAGCATGGAGAGGACTTCCAGCCCAGCTGCCAGCACCAGTGCAGCTGCATGGACGGGGTGGTGGGCTGCATGCCACTCTGTCCCCAGCAGGTACCCTTGCCCGACTGGCGCTGCTCCCAGCCAAGGCTGGCACGGCCCTGGGGCCGCTGCTGTGAGGAGTGGGTCTGTGATGACAAAAACCACATCAGTGAGGACCCAGAGGAACCTCCACAGGCAGCCCTACCTGACCCACAACCCCTCCCAAACCACATCAACAACCAGCTCCAGGCCCAAGCCCTGGCCCAGCCACACTATCAGGCCAGCACTGGAGTCACCTTTAGAG AGTTGGTGTCCCTCCCCAGGTCCCAGGTGTTGCTAAGCGCCAGATGCCTCCCTCAGACCACTGATTGGACGGAATGTTCCACCACGTGCGGGATGGGCATCTCAAGCCGGGTGACCAATAACAACGCAGAGTGTCGGCTGGTCAGAGAGACACGACTCTGTCAGGTCCGCCAATGTGACCTGCCGCTTACCCCAGCAATCAAG AGGGTAAAGAAGTGCCAGCGTACAGTGCGCCCCCAGGAGCCAATCAGGATCAACTTTGCTGGCTGCTCCACAACACGCCGCCATCGGCCTCACACCTGTGGCTTCTGTGCGGATGGGCGATGCTGCACCCCTTCACTGACCCGCACCGTCCGCCTGCGCTTCCAATGTCCCGACGGAGAGGGCTTCACACGCAACGTCATGTGGATCCAGAGCTGCAGCTGCAAGAAGAGCTGCCACAATCACAGTTCCCCCTCAAGGCCCTCTGTCAGCCTGCACAATGACATCCACAACTTCAGGCACTGA
- the si:dkey-90l8.3 gene encoding LIM domain transcription factor LMO4-B: MVNSQLGGGVASPPRSCAGCGGKIADRFLLFSMERYWHTRCLKCSCCHAQLGDIGNTCYSKGGMILCRSDYIRLFGHSGACSTCGQSIPANEMVMRAQGNVYHLKCFTCATCRNRLVPGDRFHYVNGTIFCEHDRPEAALLNSHLPPLQSNPVLPDQKVC, from the exons ATGGTGAACAGTCAGCTGGGTGGTGGTGTGGCGTCACCCCCCAGGTCGTGTGCAGGATGCGGGGGGAAGATCGCAGACCGCTTCCTGCTCTTCTCCATGGAGCGCTACTGGCACACACGCTGCCTCAAGTGCTCCTGCTGCCACGCACAGCTAGGCGACATTGGCAACACCTGCTACAGTAAAGGAGGCATGATCCTGTGTAGGAGCGACTATATCAG GTTGTTCGGGCACAGTGGAGCATGCAGCACCTGTGGCCAGTCGATCCCGGCCAATGAGATGGTTATGAGGGCACAGGGCAATGTGTACCATCTCAAG TGTTTCACATGTGCCACctgtagaaacagactggtgccAGGCGACCGCTTCCACTATGTTAACGGCACCATCTTCTGTGAGCACGACCGGCCAGAGGCTGCACTGCTCAACAGCCACCTGCCCCCACTCCAGAGTAACCCTGTGCTGCCTGAccagaag GTGTGCTGA